The segment GGCGGCCTGCTGCCATTGATCCTCGCTGCTGGCGTGAATGACGGCCAGCGGACGCTGCGCATCAGCGCGTTCGCCCAGGGTGATCATTTCGTCTAACCCGACGCTGTAATCGATCGTATCGCTGGCGCGCTGACGTCCGCCGCCCATCGCCACTACCGCCAGGCCCAGTGCACGGGTATCCATGCTGCTGACAATCCCCGGCTGATCGGCATAGACCGGTTTACTCAGTGTGGCCTGCGGAAGGTAGGTCGCGTAACGCTCGACGAAATCGGCAGGCCCCTTCTGCGCGGCCACCATGCGGCCAAAGCACTCGGCGGCCTGGCCATTGTCCAGCACCCTCATCAGCTTCTGACGCGCTTCGCTCTCGCTCGCCGCCAGTCTGCCGGAGATCAGCATTTCACTGCAGAGCGCCAGCGTGACGTCGAGCAGGCGCGGATTGCGCGCCTCGCCGGTCAGGAAGCGCACCGCTTCACGCACCTCCAGCGCGTTACCGGCTGAGGAGGCCAGCACCTGATTCATATCGGTCAGCAGAGCGGTGGTCTGGCAGCCCGCGCCATTGGCAACGCCAACGATCGACTGCGCCAGGCTCTCTGACGCCGCATAGGTTGGCATAAACGCGCCGGAACCCACTTTGACATCCATCACCAGCGCATCCAGCCCCTCGGCCAGCTTTTTCGCCAGAATCGAGGCGGTAATCAGCGGAATGGAGTCGACGGTGGCGGTAATGTCACGCGTCGCGTAGAACCGCTTATCCGCCGGTGCCAGCGAGCTGGTCTGGCCGATAATGGCGACACCCACCTGCTTAATGATCTCGCGGAAGCGGTCGTCGCTGGGGAAGATATCGAAGCCCGGAATCGCCTCCAGCTTGTCCAGCGTGCCACCGGTGTGGCCCAGGCCACGCCCGGAGATCATCGGTACATAGCCACCGCAGGCGGCGACCATCGGCCCTAACATCAGCGACGTGACGTCGCCGACGCCGCCGGTCGAGTGCTTATCCACCAGCGGACCGTTGAGGTTCAGCGACTTCCAGTTCAGTACCGTGCCGGAATCACGCATCGCCATCGTCAGCGCCACCCGCTCCGGCAGCGTCATATCATGAAAATAGATGGTCATCGCCAGCGCAGCGATCTGCCCTTCCGACACGGTGTTATCACGCACGCCGTTGATGAAGAAGCGGATCTCCTCTTCCGTCAGCGCAAGACCATCACGTTTTTTACGAATAATTTCTTGTGGCAGGAACAAGGTAGCCCCCTGGTTCAGGGAAAGAGTGAAGAACAGGCGGTCGGCGACCGCCAGAGGGATCAGTAACCGGCTTTGCTGGTGTCGCTCTCGTGACCCAGCGTGTTAAGCAGGCTCGCCAGCAGGCTGGATGCGCCAAAGCGGAAATGGCGTGCGTCGGCCCACTCTGCGCCCAGTGTCGCGTCGGCCATCTGCAGGTAGATCGCAGCATCTTCAGCGGTACGTACGCCGCCCGCCGGTTTGAAACCGACCTGCTGGCTGACACCTTTATCGCGGATCACGTTCATCATGATCTGCGCCACTTCCGGCGTGGCGTTAACCGGCACTTTCCCGGTGGAGGTTTTGATGAAGTCCGCACCCGCGTCGATAGCAATTTCAGAGGCCTGACGGATCAGCGCCTCCTCTTTCAGCTCACCGGTTTCGATGATCACCTTCAGCAGCACATCCGCTTCCGCGCAGGCGGTTTTACAGGCTTTCACCAGATCGAAACCAACCTGGCTGTTACCGGCGATCAGCGCACGGTACGGGAAGACCACATCCACCTCATCGGCACCGTAGGCGATAGCCGCGCGGGTTTCTGCCAGCGCAATGTCAATATCGTCGTTGCCGTGCGGGAAATTGGTGACGGTGGCGATACGGATCTCCGGGGTGCCCTGCTCGCGCAGCGTTTTACGCGCGATCGGAATAAAACGTGGATAGATACAGATCG is part of the Pantoea sp. Ep11b genome and harbors:
- the deoA gene encoding thymidine phosphorylase, producing MFLPQEIIRKKRDGLALTEEEIRFFINGVRDNTVSEGQIAALAMTIYFHDMTLPERVALTMAMRDSGTVLNWKSLNLNGPLVDKHSTGGVGDVTSLMLGPMVAACGGYVPMISGRGLGHTGGTLDKLEAIPGFDIFPSDDRFREIIKQVGVAIIGQTSSLAPADKRFYATRDITATVDSIPLITASILAKKLAEGLDALVMDVKVGSGAFMPTYAASESLAQSIVGVANGAGCQTTALLTDMNQVLASSAGNALEVREAVRFLTGEARNPRLLDVTLALCSEMLISGRLAASESEARQKLMRVLDNGQAAECFGRMVAAQKGPADFVERYATYLPQATLSKPVYADQPGIVSSMDTRALGLAVVAMGGGRQRASDTIDYSVGLDEMITLGERADAQRPLAVIHASSEDQWQQAAAAVKAALVIGDSAPAETPVVYRRVTDIS
- the deoC gene encoding deoxyribose-phosphate aldolase, producing the protein MTDIKHLALRALKLMDLTTLNEDDTDAKVIALCHQAKSPAGNTAAICIYPRFIPIARKTLREQGTPEIRIATVTNFPHGNDDIDIALAETRAAIAYGADEVDVVFPYRALIAGNSQVGFDLVKACKTACAEADVLLKVIIETGELKEEALIRQASEIAIDAGADFIKTSTGKVPVNATPEVAQIMMNVIRDKGVSQQVGFKPAGGVRTAEDAAIYLQMADATLGAEWADARHFRFGASSLLASLLNTLGHESDTSKAGY